GCCGGGTCCGTGGTGACCAAGGACGAGCTGCTGCGCACCGTGTGGGGCGACGAGCAGGCCGCGACCCGCAACGCGGTCGAGGTCTACGTCGGCTACCTGCGGCGCAAGCTGGAGGCCATGGGCGCGGGCGAGGTGGTCCGGACCGTGCGCGGCCACGGCTACCTGGCGTCCACGCCCGACCTGGACGCGGCGCTCGGCTCGGCGGCCAGCAGGCGCAGGTGAGCCCGCGCCGCTGGTGGCTGCGCCGCACGCTGCGGTTCCGCATCACCGTCGTGGCCACCGGCGTGGCCCTGATGTGCCTGCTCGCGTTCACCCTGCTGGCGCCGAGGCTCATCGGGATGGTGCAGATCAGCGCGGTCGACGCGGAGCTGGCCCGGTCCGGCGCGGTGCGCGTGCTCGACACCGCGGGCACCCCCGTGGACGGCGGACCGCCCACCGACCTGACCCCCGCCGAGGTCCGCACCCTCAAGGCCGGCCGGCCGGTGCTGCGCGTCGAGGGCGCGAGCGCGCACCGGTGGATCGGCTGGGTGGAGTTCACCCCCGACGGCACCCCGCGCCTGCACGTCGCCGGCGACACCCTGCTCGGCTACCGCGAGGCCAACCGCCTCGGCACCCGCTGGCTGCTGGTGGCCGCGGTGCTGGTGGCCGGGCTGGTGGGCATCGCCACGTGGCTGTCGGTCCGCTCGTCGCTGCGCCCGGTGGAGCGCATGCGCGTGGCCGCCGGGCAGCTCCCGCGCGGCCAGCGCCTGCCCGTGCCCGCCGCGCGCGACGAGCTGCAAGCGCTTGCGGTCGAGCTGAACGCCCTGCTGGCCCGGCGCGACGAGGCCACCGAGCGGCTGCGGCGGTTCACCGGCGACGCCGCCCACGAGCTGCGGTCCCCGGTGACGTCGGTGCGGGCCCAGGCCGAGGTGGCCGTGGCCCACCCCGACCCCGACTTCTCCATCGAGGTGCTGGAGTCCGTCGTCGAGGAGTCCGAGCGGCTGTCCGCGCTGGTCGACGCCCTGCTCATGCTGGCCCGCGCCGACACCGGCGAGCTGCCGCGCGCCGAACCGGTCGACCTGGCGCTCCAGGCGCAGGCCGCCGTCGACCGCCTGGCCGCGCAGGACGTGGTGGTGCAGGTCGCCGCGCCGATGAGCGCCTGCATGGTCTCCGCCGCCCGCACCGAGGTCGAGCTGGTGGTGGACAACCTGCTGCGCAACGCCGCCCGCCACGCCCGCGCGTTCATCCGGGTCTCGGTGCTGCCCGCCGCCCGCGAGGTCCGCCTGGTCGTCGACGACGACGGCCCCGGCATCCCCGAGGAGCACCGGGAGAAGGTGTTCGACCGGTTCTACCGCGTCGAGTCGGACCGCGGCCGCGCCACCGGCGGCTTCGGCCTGGGCCTGGCCCTGGTCGCCCACCTGGTGCGCCGGCGGCGGGGGACCGTGCGGGCGGGCGAGTCACCGGAGGGCGGCGCCCGCCTGGAGGTGCGCTGGCCCGCCTACCGGTGACGTGCTGCCCGGTGACGCGCTGCCGGTGGCGTCCGCGCCGGCGGGGCCGGCCGGGCCCTACGGGAGCGCTGCCATCCGGCCCTGCTTCCGGGCCCTGCTTCCGGGCGCTGCTTTCGAACCCTGCCGGTGGGGTCTTGCCCGGTGGGGTCTTGCCCGGTTGGGGTCCTGTCCGGTGGTCCCGCCCTCATCCCTTCGAACTCCCGCCCTCGCCCCTTCGGAGTAGTGTCGGCACCACCCCGGCCGGCAGGATTCCGCCCGTGCCCGAGCTGAGGAACACCACCCTGGTCGACGCCCCGCTGAGCACGGTCGCCGCCGCCCTGCTGGACGGCCTGCTGCTGGCCCGCGCCGTCCGGGGCCTGGGCGTGCGCATCTCGGGCGAGCCGGTCCTGTACCGGGGCGCCTCCCTGACCGGCTCCGTGGGCCCGGTCAACGGCGTGCTGGTCGTGACCCGAGCGGACACCACCGGCGTGTCGGCCGAGCTGGTCGGCGGCCCCCTGCCGCGACTGACCCTGACCACCGACCTCCTGCACACCGGCGGCGGCACCATGGTGGTCGACTCGGTCGAGTGGACCAGCCCGGGCGGCCCGGTGGGCCGCCTGGCCGACGTCGTGGTGGGCCGGGGCCTGGCCCTGAAGGTGATGCAGGCCCGCGCCCACGCCGTGTCCCAACGCTCCGTGGAACTCCTCAACGCGCGCGTAGTGGTAGGCGCCGCCATCATCCGCAACGGCCTCCTGCTGGCCCAGCAGCGCTCCTACCCCCCGGACACCGCCGGCCGCTGGGAACTCCCCGGCGGCCGCGTCGAACCGGGCGAGACCGACCACGACGCGGTCATCCGCGAGTGCCGCGAGGAACTGGGCGTCACCGTCGTCCCCGACACCCGCCTGGCCCCCGACGTCCCCCTGCGCCCCGACCTCCTCCTCCGCGCCTACACCGCCCACCTGCCCGAAGGCACCCCCACCCCCACCGACCACCAGGCCGTCCGCTGGATCGGCCCCACCGAACTGGACACCCTCGACTGGCTCCCCGCCGACCGGGTCCTCCTCCCCGCCCTGCACCCCCTCCTAACCCCAACCCCCACCTAACCCCGCGCGTGTCATGCCTCCAGCCCCCGCGTGTCATGCCCTCAACCCCGGCGTGTCATGCGCCCAGCACCCGCGTGTCATGCATTCAGCTCCCCCCTCCAGAGGGCGCGAGCGCATGACTCACGAGGTCTGAGCGCATGACACGCGCGGCTTGAGCGCATGACACGCGGGGTCTGAGTGCATGACACGCCGGGGGTGGGGGTCAGCCGAGGCCGGAGACCCGCAGGGCGGCGTCGAGGCGGTGGCGGCAGCGGTCGCGGGTGCGCTCGGCGCCGTGGGCGCGGACGCGGTCCAGCTCGGCCGGGTCGTCCAGGAGTTCCCGGGTCCGCTCCCGGATCGGGCGCAGCTCCTCGACCACGGCCTCCGCGACGACCTCCTTCAGGTCGTCGTACGTGGCGTGGGCACCGGCCAGCTCCTGCGGCTCCTTGCCCGTGCACGCGCTCAGGATCTCCAGCAGGTTCGCCACGCCCGGCTGCTCCTCGGGCGCGTAGCGCACCTCCGCCCGGTCGTCGGTCACCGCCCGCCGGATCTTGCGCCGCACCAGGTCGGGCGGGTCGAGCACGAACACCGTGCCCGCCGCGTCCTTCGCCGTCTTGTCCATCTTGCGCGTCGGGTCGGCCAGGTCGCGCACCCGCGCCCCGGTCGGCGGCACCACCGCGCGCGGCACCGCGAACACCTCGCCGTACGTGCCGTTGAACCGCCGCGCCAGCGCCCGGGCCAGCTCCACGTGCTGCTTCTGGTCGTCACCCACCGGCACCTCGTGCGCGCCCTGCAGCAGGATGTCGGACGCCATCAGCACCGGGTAGGTCAGCAGGCTCAGCCGCACCGACGACCGCCCCACCGACTTCTCCTTGAACTGCACCATCCGCGCCGCCTCGCCGTACGTGCAGGTGCACTCCAGCACCCAGGTCAGCGCACCCAGCTCCCGCACCAGGTCCGACTGCACCGACACCGACCTGGGGTCCACGCCGGAGGCGATCACCACGGCCAGCTGCTCCCGGGTCAGCGCCCGCAGCCGGGACGGGTTGTGCGACGTCGTCATCGCGTGCAGGTCGCTGATGAAGTAGATGTCCTCCTCGCCGCCGTCGACGGCCCACTGCCGGACGGCGCCGAGGTAGTTGCCCAGCTGGACCTGGCCGGACGGGGTGATCGCGGAGAGCCTGACCATGGGGTGAATCCCTTCGGGGGTGGGCCCGCCGAAGGGTCCCCCGAACAACGCGAAGGCCGCCTCGACGGGCGGCCTGCGTTGGTTTCGGAACGCGCAGTCTCAGGGCCGCCGGGAAGACGGCCACCAGGACGTGTGGACAACGCGCACGGCCCCGATGCTAGCGGCTCCCGCCGGGACCGCGAAGGCCCCACATGGACTTCGCGACGTGGCATACGGCCCTCACGCCGCCTTCTTCCCGTCCTTCTTCTTGGCCTTGAGCAGGGCGAACACCGGGCAGCGCCGGCAGCGGGGGTCCGACCGGCAGCACTTCTTCTTCACCTTGCCCTTGCCCACGCGACGCGCTCCGCTCATCCAGGTGTCCCCAGACTAGGTGAGGCTGACCTCACCTGCCGTCCCCCGTGTGGTAATGACGACCCGCCCGCTAGACTGGTTGAGGCTGCGCGCGTCCTTTCGTCCCAGCGCCCGGCCTCCCTCGAATCAGCTCTAGGAGTTCCGCGTGCCCACGGCCACCGCGTCGATCAAGGAAACGCTGGTCCGCAACGACCTGCGCAACGTCGCGATCGTCGCGCACGTTGACCACGGCAAGACCACCCTGGTCGACGCCATGCTCCGGCAGTCCGGCGCCTTCTCCGAACGCGCCGAGCTCGTCGACCGGGTGATGGACTCCGGCGAGCTGGAGCGCGAGAAGGGGATCACGATCCTCGCCAAGAACACCGCGGTCCGCCGCCACACGCCCGACGGCGTGGTCACCATCAACGTGGTGGACACCCCGGGCCACGCCGACTTCGGCGGCGAGGTCGAGCGCGGCCTGTCCATGGTCGACGGCGTCGTGCTGCTGGTCGACGCCTCCGAGGGCCCGCTGCCGCAGACCCGGTTCGTGCTGCGCAAGACCCTGGCCGCCGGCCTGCCCGTGATCCTCGTGGTCAACAAGGTCGACCGGCCCGACGCCCGGATCTCCGAGGTCGTCGAAGAGGCCCACGACCTGCTGCTGGACCTCGCCACCGAGGTCGGCGCCGACGACTCCGTGCTGGACCTGCCGGTCGTCTACGCCTCGGCGCGCGCCGGCCGCGCGTCGCTGAACCAGCCCGAGGACGGCGGCCTCCCCGACGCGGAGAACCTGGACTCGCTGTTCGAGGTGCTGCTCAACCACATCCCCGCGCCCACCGGCGACGCCGACGCGCCGCTGCGGGCGCTGGTGACCAACCTCGACGCGTCCACGTTCCTCGGCCGCATCGCGCTGTGCCGCGTCGCCGCCGGCCGCATCCGCAAGGGCGAGACCGTGGCCTGGTGCCGCGAGGACGGCTCGGTGCAGAAGGTCAAGATCACCGAGCTGCTGATCACCGAGGCGCTGGAGCGCGTGCCCGCCGAGGAGGCGCGCGCCGGCGACCTGGTCGCCATCGCGGGCATCCCCGACATCACCATCGGCGACACGCTGGCCGACGTCGACAACCCCGAGCCGCTGCCGCGGATCACCGTCGACGAGCCCGCCATCTCGATGACCATCGGCGTCAACACCTCGCCGCTGGCCGGCCGCGGCGGCGGCACCAAGCTCACCGCCCGCCTGCTCAAGGGCCGCCTCGACGCCGAGCTGGTCGGCAACGTGTCGGTGCGCGTGCTGCCCACCGAGCGGCCCGACACCTGGGAGGTCCAGGGCCGCGGCGAGCTGGCGCTGGCCATCCTGGTCGAGCAGATGCGCCGCGAGGGCTTCGAGCTGACCGTCGGCAAGCCGCAGGTGGTGACCAAGACCGTCGACGGCAAGCTGCACGAGCCGTTCGAGCGGCTGACCATCGACGCGCCGGAGGAGCACCTGGGCGCCATCACCCAGCTGCTGGCCAACCGCAAGGGCCGGATGGAGAACATGTCCGGCCACGGCAGCGGCCGCATCAAGCTCGACTACGTCGTGCCCTCGCGCGGCCTCATCGGGTTCCGCACCGAGTTCCTGACCGAGACCCGCGGCACCGGCATCGCCAACGCGGTCGCCGAGGGCTACGGCCCGTGGGCGGGCGAGATTCGCACCAGGCACAACGGCTCCCTGGTCGCCGACCGCACCGGCTCGGTGACGGCGTACGCGATGATGCAGCTGGCCGACCGCGGCACGTTCTTCGTCGAGCCGGGCGCCGACACGTACGAGGGCATGGTCGTCGGTGAGAACCCGCGGGCGGAGGACCTGGACGTCAACGTCTGCCGCGAGAAGAAGCTGACCAACATGCGCACCTCGACGGCCGACGTGATGGAGACCCTGGCGCGGCCGCGCAAGCTGTCGCTGGAGGAGGCGCTGGAGTTCTGCGCGGCCGACGAGTGCGTCGAGGTCGCGCCGGAGGTCGTGCGGGTGCGGAAGGTGATCCTGGACGCCAACCAGCGCGGCCGCGAGCGGAACCGCGCCAAGCTGCGCGGCTGACCCCGCGCTGCGGGGCTTGCTCCTTATATATAGGGTGCGCTGACAGGCGCCCCAGGGCTCCTGGCCCTGGGGCGCCTGTCCGTTTCTGGCGGTTTGGGGCGTTTCGGCTACACGATCGGGTGGTCCAGGCCCGGATATGTACGAAAACCGGGGGTCCGGCACTCGGTTGAAATATGAGGAAACCGACCAACCCGAGCCCCCTGGCCACCACCCGCCCCACCCCGCCACCCAAGCCGACCCGATCGGCCCGACCAGGCCGGTCGCCCCCGGCCCGCCTCCCCGCCCAGCGCGGCCCCCGCCCGCACGTGCGCGTGTACCCGGAGCAACCGCTCGCTCGCGCTGCGTGTGCGGGTGTGTGAGGAGGCAGCTTGCGGCCAGGGCTCCTGCTGCCAGGACCTCCGTGGCTGGAAGTTCTGTGGCGGGGACCTCCGTGGCCTGGACCCTGCGGCCGGGACCCCTGCGGCGGGAAGCTCTGTGGCCGTGACCCCTGCGGCCAGGCCCCCTGTGGCTGGGACCTCCGCGGCCCGACCCCCTGCGGCCCGACCCCTGCGGCATGAAGTCGGAGCCCGGAACCCCCGTGGTTCGGGCCCCGCCCACAAGGCCGGCAGGGCCTCGGCGGCCGTCGGTGCGGGGCGTCTGGCACGCTCGTCACCATGGGCAAGCGATCGGTTGTGGCGGTGTTGGCCGCGGTTTTGCTGGTGGCGGCTTGCACGGCCACCCCACCCCCGCCCCTGGTGCCGTCCACGCCAGGCATGACCGTCGTGCCCAAGGAGAAGCAGAACGAGCTGGTGGTCGGCGTCGACGACGTCAAGGGCGGCTACAACCCCCACACCCTCGCCGCCCAGTCGACGATCACCACGGCCCTCGCCTCGCTGCTCCTGCCCTCCACCTTCCGCACCGACCAGGACGGCAGCCCCCGGCTCGACCTCGACCTGATGGTGAACGCCGAGGTCACCGACGCCGAGCCGTACACCGTGACCTACACGCTGCGGCGCGACGCGAGCTGGTCGGACTCCGCCCCCATCGCGGCCGAGGACTTCGTCTACCTCTGGCAGCGCATGCGCGAGGAGCCCGGCGTCATCAACCCCGCCGGCTACCGCCTGATCGACGACATCGCCAGCCGCGAGGGGGGGAAGGTCGTCGAGGTGGTGTTCAGCCGCCCCTACCCGGGGTGGCGCAGCCTGTTCCACGACCTGCTGCCCGCCCACCTGCTCAAGGACGCCCCCGGCGGCTGGGGCGCCGCGCTGGCCGACAGCTTCCCGGCGACCGGGGGGCCGTTCGCCGTCCGGACGCTCGACCAGCCCCGCGGCGAGATCGTCCTGGAGCGCAACGACCGCTACTGGGAGCAGCCGCCCGCGCTCGACCGGCTCGTCCTGCGCCGGGCGAGCCAGCACGACACCGTCGAGGCCCTGGACACCGGTGACGACCAGGTCGCGCTGATCCGGGCCGACGCCATCGCGGTCAGGGACGTCGCGGAGCTGGGGCGCGAGGTCGCCGTGACGACCGTGCCCCGGCCGGAGGTCGTCACCGTGCTCTTCCGGCCCGCGTCCCCCCGGCTGGGTGATGTCCGGCTTCGGACCGCGCTGATGGACATCCTCAACCGCGACCAGCTGATCGACCTCGGCACCCGCAGCGGCCCCAGCGCGGGGCTCCGCGCCGACGCCCACGTCATCCCACCGTCGAAGAACGGTTACAAAGCGACCATGCCGGCCCGCGCCGGCAACGCCACGCAACTGCTCGCTGAATCGGGTTACACCCAGGTGGAGGGGCGGTGGGTGCGGGACGGCAAGCCGCTGGAGTTGACCGTCGCGGCACCGGCCGGGGTGGAGCCGTACGCGGCCGTCGCGAACGAGGTCCAGCGTCAACTGTCATTGTCCGGAATCGCGGTCCGGGTCCTGACAACGCAGCCCAATGACTTGTTCGGCGAAGATCTGGCCGGTGCGGACAACCCTGACAACGTCGTCGACATTGCCGTGGTGCCCCAGTTGGACACCGGTGATTCGGCGGCGGTTCTGGCTTCCGCATTCGGCTGCAGGACGTCACCGGAGGCGGGTGGTACACCCATTCCGGGGAATCTGTCGGGTTTCTGCGACCAGGCCGTCCAGCCGGTGATCGAGCAGGCGCTGACGGGTGAGGTGCTGTTGTCCGACGCCCTCGCCGCGGTCGAGCCGGTGCTCTGGCAGCAGGCCGTCTCGATGCCGTTGTTCCAGGTAGCCGACCTGCTGGTGGTGTTGCCGGAGGCCCGGGGGGTCACCGCGGGCGCCCCGTTCGCGGGTCCGCTGAGCGGCGCGCCGACGTGGCGGCGGGAAGGTCGTTGACCGTTGACCGGTACGAAACACTGGCTTCAAGATGCGTTCGTGAGGCAGTATTGACAGTATTCCCGGCGACCGGTTAACGAAGGTTCCCGCCTGTAACGACGGAGTCGCTTGCTGCGACCGACGTGTCACCCTTTGGTCACGATCAGTGGAAGGGGTAGTGACCGTCCGGCGCACCGCTTCTTATCGTGCTGCAACGGTGTGTCGGTTCGGGGCGCGTTTGGCACATCACGGTTATGGGTGGAAGTCGGCCTCCGGTCGCTCCAACCCGGTGCTAGGAGGGCACGTGTCGATGAGGAGATCAAAAGCTGTCTCGGCGCTCGCGCTGTTGACGAGCGCCACCCTCGCGCTGAGCGCGTGTGGTGGAGGCGGCTCGGACAGCGGCGGCACGGGTGGGCAGCAGGACGCCAACCCGGGTGAGATCGGCGGCCAGGACGAGGTGTTCAAGCGTCCCAAGGTGGACGACATCGGCGAGATCGCGGTCGCCGTGGAAGAGGGCTTCCACAACTACAACAACAACATCGGCGCGACGAACAACTTCTCCAGCACCATCGCGCTGTCCAACGTGCAGCCCTCGCCGTACATCACCGACCTGGTCGACGGCAAGGTGATCATCAAGGTGGACGGCGACCTGATGGAGTCCATCAAGGTCACCTCCAACGACCCGCAGGTCATCGAGTGGAAGGTCAACAAGGAGGCGGTCTGGTCCGACGGCCAGCCCATCGACTGCGACGACTTCCACCTGAAGTGGCTGGCGGCCACGAGCAAGGCCACCGTCAAGGGTGAGGACGGCGAGGAAGCCTCGATCTTCGACTCGACCCCGACCGGGTACGAGAACATCGAGAAGCTCGAGTGCTCGGACAACGACAAGACGATCACCACGACGTTCTTCAAGGACAAGCCGTTCGCGGACTACCGCGCGCTGTTCTCGCAGCCGGGCAGCGACAGCCTGCTGCCGGCGCACGTCCTGGAGCAGAAGACCGGCGTGGCGGACATCACCAAGGTCCTGCCCTCGCAGAACGACGACACGGTCAAGAAGGTCGCCGAGTTCTACACCACGGGCTGGCTGGGCTTCGACCCGTCCGTCGCCCTGTCCGGCGGCCCGTACACGATCGTCTCCTCGGACCTGAAGGACCAGACCGTCCTGGAGCGCAACCCCAAGTGGTGGGGCAACCCGGGTGGTCCGGCCAAGGTCATCCTGAAGACCAACACCGACGCCCAGTCGGCGGCCCAGCAGCTGCAGAACAAGGAAGTCGCGGTCATCGCCCCGCAGGCCGACCCGGCGGTCGCCCAGCAGCTCCGCGGTGACAGCGCCTACGACGTCTACGCGGCCGGTGGCCAGACCTTCGAGCACGTCGACTTCAACATGTCGCGCCCGCTGTTCGCGCAGAACAAGGACCTGCGCCTGGCGATCGCGCAGTGCTTCGACCGGCAGCAGCTGGTCGAGAAGCTGGTGGCGGACGTCGACCCGAACGCCAAGCCGCTGGGCAGCCTGGTGTTCATGCCGAACGAGGTCGGCTACGAGGACCACTACGGCGACGTCGGCAACGGCGACGTGGCGGCGGCCAAGAAGACCCTCGAGGACGGCGGCTGGAAGCTGGGCGCCGACGGCATCTACACCAAGGGCGAGTTCCGCGCGTCCTTCGCGCTGGGCCACAAGATCGTGCAGCGCCGCGCCGACACCGTGCGCATCCTGCAGGACAAGTGCAAGCAGGCCGGCATCGAGATCGTCGACGACCAGGCGGCGGACTTCAACGACAAGCGCCTCCCGGCCTCGGAGTTCGACGCGGCCCTGTTCGCGTGGGTCGGCCAGCCGCTGAAGGCCGGCGCGTACGGCAACTACGCGCAGAAGGCCAAGGGCGGTTCGGGCAACTACAACCTCTACGACTCGGCCGCGGTGACCGAGAAGTGGGCGGCCGCGAACGGTGAGCTGGACTACCAGAAGCGCATCACGCAGATGAACGAGGTCGACAAGCAGATGCGCGACGACCTGCACAGCGTGCCGCTGTTCCAGCTGTCCGACTTCGCCGCGTCGAGCGCGGACATCGGCCCGATCTCCTACATCGGCGTCGGTGGCGGTGTGACCTGGAACGTGTACGCCTGGCAGAAGAAGTAACAAAGACCAGGTAAAGCACGAACCGGGTAAGCACGATCATTTCCGCCGGGGGGCCGGTGCCACAAGCACCGGCCCCCCGGACGGTGTCCGCGTCCGGTAGGCTCTCACGCTCGCACGCGGGGGTGCCTAGGGAGACTAGAGACTCGTCATGTTCCGTTACACAATCCGGCGGTTGTTGATCTCGATTCCGCTGTTGATCGTCGCGTCATTCCTCTGCTTCGGTCTCACCAACGCCATGGGCGACCCCCTGGGCGAGTGGAAGCTCCAGAAGCCCCGGACACCCGCGGAGATCGCCGCGGCCTACGAGCGGACGGGCTACAACAAGCCGTTCATGGAGCGCTACGTCGCCTGGGCGGGCGACTTCGTGACCGGTGACTGGGGCGAGACCGTCGTCCCCGGCAACGCGGGCAGGCCCGTCAAGGACGAGCTGGTCAAGGCGTTCGGCGTCACGTTCCGGCTGGTCCTGGGCGCCGAGCTGATCGCGCTCGCGCTGGGCATCGCGGTCGGTGTCATCGGCGCGGTGAGACAGTATTCGATATTCGACTACACGGCGACCGGAATATCGTTCGCGATGTTCTCGATGCCGTTGTTCTGCGTGGCGCTCGTGCTCAAGGCCGGTGGCATCGAGCTGAACAACTGGTTGGAGTCCATCGGCGCCGACCGGTGGATCATCACCGCCGGCCCGCCGGGCGACGGCTTCTCCGGCGGATTGGGCCAGCAGATCTTCCAGTACAGCGGCGCGTACATCCTGCCGACGATCTCGCTCGTGGTCATCCAGTTCGCGCTCTACAGCCGTTTCCAGCGGGCTTCGATGCTGGAGACGTTGAACGCCGACTACGTGCGCACGGCGCAGGCGAAGGGCGTCTCCGAGGGGCGTGCCATCTTCCGGCACGCGTTCCGCAACGCCCTCATCCCGATCATCACGGTGTCCTCGTTGAACATCGGCGCCAGCTTCAGCGGCGCGGTGATCACCGAGACGGTCTTCGGCTGGTCCGGCATGGGCAAGTTCATCGTCGAGGCGATCGAGAAGATCGAGCCCTACCAGGTGCTCGGCTTCATGATGCTGACCGCCGTCTTCATCATCTTGTTCAACCTGATCGCGGACATCCTGTACGCGGTCCTCGACCCGAGGATTCGCCTTGACTAACATGGGCGCCCCCGTGGCGGAGGTCCCGGCGTCGTCCTCGGCCGAGAGCAGCCAGTTCGACACCACCGCGGCCCGCAAGCAGTGGCAGGTCATCCTGCGGCGGTTCACCAGGCACAAGGCGGCCGTGATCGGCCTGGTCCTGTTCGTGGTCCTGGTGCTGTTCGCCTTCTTCGGCGGTCTGTTCTGGAAGCACTCCTACACCGACCTGGGCTTCCGCCGGTACCTGCCGCCGAGCGCCGAGCACCCGTTCGGCACCGACCGGCTGGGCGGCGACATGGTCGCCCTGATCATCCGGGGCACCCAGTTCTCGCTGCAGATCGCGGTGGTCGTGGCGGTCGTGTCCACGATCATCGGCGTGGTGCTGGGCGCGCTGGCCGGCTACCTGAGGGGCTGGGCCGACACGCTGATCAGCCGCTTCATCGACCTGCTGCTGGTGATCCCCAGCCTGGTCATCGCGGCGGTGCTGGTGCGCAACAGCTTCGTGGTGTCGGTCGCCGGCGGCGGCAACTCGAACTGGATCATCGTGGCCCTCTACCTGGGCCTGATCGGCTGGCTGTCGATCGCGCGCGTGATCCGCGGCATGGTGCTGTCGCTGCGCGAGAAGGAGTTCGTGGAGGCGGCCCGCGCGCTGGGCGCGTCCACGACCCGGATCGTGTTCCGGCACATCCTGCCCAACACCATCGACGTGATCATCGTCAACGCCACGCTGGCGATCGCGCAGGCGGTGCTGCTGGAGGCGGCCCTGTCGTTCATCGGTCTGGGCGTGCAGAGCCCGGACACCTCGCTGGGCCTGATGATCAGCCTGAACAAGAACGAGCTCACGCTGCACCCGTGGCTGTTCTTCACGCCGTTCGTGTTCATCGTGCTGATCTCGCTCGCGGTGAACTTCATCGGCGACGGTCTCCGGGACGCCTTCGACCCGCGGCAGAAGAGGGTGAAGGCATGAGTGGGTTGGACGTGATGGGCGCACCCGAGTCCGCGGCCTGGGACGACCGGGCCGGCGGTGAGAAGCTGCTGCGGATCGAGAACCTGTCGGTCGACTTCCCGACCGACGACGGCACCGTGCACGCGGTGCGGGACGTGACGTTCACGCTCGGCGCCGGCGAGGTGCTGGGCATCGTGGGCGAGTCCGGCTCCGGCAAGTCGGTGTCGTCGATGGCGGTCATGGGCCTGCTGCCCAAGACCGCGAGGGTCGGCGGCTCGATCAGGTTCAAGGACCGCGAGCTGGTCGGCCTGAGCTACAAGCAGATGCAGCCGATCCGCGGCAACGGCATCTCGATGATCTTCCAGGACCCGATGACGTCGCTGAACCCGGTGTACACGGTGGGCTGGCAGCTCGCCGAGGCGCACCGGGCGCACCACGACGTGTCGAAGAAGGCGGCGCTGGCCAAGGCCGTCGAGGTGCTGGAGCTGGTGGGCATCCCGCAGCCGGACCGGCGCGCGGAGCAGTACCCGCACGAGTTCTCCGGCGGCATGCGGCAGCGCGTGATGATCGCGATGGCGATCATCAACGACCCGGACGTGATCATCGCCGACGAGCCGACCACGGCGCTGGACGTGACCGTGCAGGCGCAGATCCTGGACACGCTGCTGCGCATCCGGGACGAGACGCGCGCCGGCATCATGATCATCACCCACGACCTGGGCGTGGTGGCGGGCATGGTGGACCGCGTGCAGGTGATGTACGGCGGCACGGTCGTCGAGCAGGGCGCGGTGGACGAGGTCTTCGAGGCCCAGCGCATGCCCTA
This portion of the Saccharothrix syringae genome encodes:
- a CDS encoding ABC transporter family substrate-binding protein — protein: MRRSKAVSALALLTSATLALSACGGGGSDSGGTGGQQDANPGEIGGQDEVFKRPKVDDIGEIAVAVEEGFHNYNNNIGATNNFSSTIALSNVQPSPYITDLVDGKVIIKVDGDLMESIKVTSNDPQVIEWKVNKEAVWSDGQPIDCDDFHLKWLAATSKATVKGEDGEEASIFDSTPTGYENIEKLECSDNDKTITTTFFKDKPFADYRALFSQPGSDSLLPAHVLEQKTGVADITKVLPSQNDDTVKKVAEFYTTGWLGFDPSVALSGGPYTIVSSDLKDQTVLERNPKWWGNPGGPAKVILKTNTDAQSAAQQLQNKEVAVIAPQADPAVAQQLRGDSAYDVYAAGGQTFEHVDFNMSRPLFAQNKDLRLAIAQCFDRQQLVEKLVADVDPNAKPLGSLVFMPNEVGYEDHYGDVGNGDVAAAKKTLEDGGWKLGADGIYTKGEFRASFALGHKIVQRRADTVRILQDKCKQAGIEIVDDQAADFNDKRLPASEFDAALFAWVGQPLKAGAYGNYAQKAKGGSGNYNLYDSAAVTEKWAAANGELDYQKRITQMNEVDKQMRDDLHSVPLFQLSDFAASSADIGPISYIGVGGGVTWNVYAWQKK
- a CDS encoding ABC transporter permease, whose amino-acid sequence is MFRYTIRRLLISIPLLIVASFLCFGLTNAMGDPLGEWKLQKPRTPAEIAAAYERTGYNKPFMERYVAWAGDFVTGDWGETVVPGNAGRPVKDELVKAFGVTFRLVLGAELIALALGIAVGVIGAVRQYSIFDYTATGISFAMFSMPLFCVALVLKAGGIELNNWLESIGADRWIITAGPPGDGFSGGLGQQIFQYSGAYILPTISLVVIQFALYSRFQRASMLETLNADYVRTAQAKGVSEGRAIFRHAFRNALIPIITVSSLNIGASFSGAVITETVFGWSGMGKFIVEAIEKIEPYQVLGFMMLTAVFIILFNLIADILYAVLDPRIRLD
- a CDS encoding ABC transporter permease, translated to MGAPVAEVPASSSAESSQFDTTAARKQWQVILRRFTRHKAAVIGLVLFVVLVLFAFFGGLFWKHSYTDLGFRRYLPPSAEHPFGTDRLGGDMVALIIRGTQFSLQIAVVVAVVSTIIGVVLGALAGYLRGWADTLISRFIDLLLVIPSLVIAAVLVRNSFVVSVAGGGNSNWIIVALYLGLIGWLSIARVIRGMVLSLREKEFVEAARALGASTTRIVFRHILPNTIDVIIVNATLAIAQAVLLEAALSFIGLGVQSPDTSLGLMISLNKNELTLHPWLFFTPFVFIVLISLAVNFIGDGLRDAFDPRQKRVKA
- a CDS encoding ABC transporter ATP-binding protein; this translates as MSGLDVMGAPESAAWDDRAGGEKLLRIENLSVDFPTDDGTVHAVRDVTFTLGAGEVLGIVGESGSGKSVSSMAVMGLLPKTARVGGSIRFKDRELVGLSYKQMQPIRGNGISMIFQDPMTSLNPVYTVGWQLAEAHRAHHDVSKKAALAKAVEVLELVGIPQPDRRAEQYPHEFSGGMRQRVMIAMAIINDPDVIIADEPTTALDVTVQAQILDTLLRIRDETRAGIMIITHDLGVVAGMVDRVQVMYGGTVVEQGAVDEVFEAQRMPYTVGLLGSIPNPSMLGKRLTPIKGAPPSLMNLPQGCTFSPRCPLVIDECREAEPRLLETDRAGHFARCHRSAHLATIENPQRLFAHDEIGVVENPAALTTANPDIPVTETVDEVEARMHEEEKPTS